The proteins below come from a single Alnus glutinosa chromosome 9, dhAlnGlut1.1, whole genome shotgun sequence genomic window:
- the LOC133878088 gene encoding UDP-glycosyltransferase 87A1-like: protein MDTVIAAPTTACHVVTMAYPGRGHINPLMNLCKILALKKKDILVTFVVTEEWLGLIGSDPKPENIRFASIPNVVPSEQVRAADMDTFVEAVFTKMEAPFERLLDQIEPPPSVIVADTFLFWAIGVGNRRNIPVASFWVMSAAAFSVFQHFHLFAQNRHFPVDISAKGNERVDYIPGISSTRLVDIPFIDGNKQQMLQRIQKSIQWVAKAQYLLFTSTYELESQAIDVLKAEFPFPVYAIGPTIPFFDLAENVSLASHDDSDLNYLEWLDCQPRSSVLYISMGSFLSVSSAQMDELAAGLRDSGARFLWVARGETRRLKEVCGEMGLVVPWCDQLRVLSHSSVGGFLTHCGWNSTKEGVFCGVPFLTIPIVMDQLQNSRLIVEDWKIGWRVKEDVGAGSLVTREKIRGLVQNFMDLESDEVKEMRKRASEVQQISQRAIAEKGSSETNINAFVRAFSQCQAC from the exons ATGGATACCGTCATAGCAGCACCAACCACCGCCTGCCACGTGGTGACCATGGCCTACCCCGGTCGCGGCCACATCAACCCCCTGATGAACCTCTGCAAGATACTAGCTTTGAAGAAGAAAGACATTCTCGTCACCTTCGTTGTCACCGAGGAATGGCTCGGCCTCATCGGCTCCGACCCTAAGCCGGAAAACATACGCTTCGCCTCCATACCGAATGTTGTCCCATCGGAGCAGGTTCGCGCCGCTGACATGGACACGTTCGTCGAAGCCGTCTTCACGAAGATGGAAGCTCCGTTTGAGCGGCTCCTCGACCAGATTGAGCCGCCGCCGTCGGTTATCGTCGCTGATACGTTTCTGTTTTGGGCCATTGGCGTCGGGAACCGCAGGAATATTCCTGTGGCCTCGTTTTGGGTCATGTCGGCGGCGGCGTTCTCGGTGTTCCAACATTTCCATCTTTTTGCCCAAAACCGACATTTTCCCGTTGACATCTCAG CAAAAGGCAATGAGCGTGTGGACTATATCCCTGGAATTTCGTCCACACGTCTGGTAGATATTCCATTTATTGATGGGAACAAACAACAAATGTTGCAAAGGATCCAAAAAAGTATTCAATGGGTGGCCAAGGCGCAATATCTCTTATTCACTTCCACCTACGAGCTCGAATCTCAAGCAATCGATGTTCTAAAAGCAGAGTTCCCATTCCCCGTCTATGCTATTGGCCCAACCATACCTTTTTTCGATCTTGCAGAAAATGTCTCACTAGCTTCTCATGACGACAGTGACCTCAACTACTTAGAATGGCTCGATTGCCAACCAAGAAGCTCTGTTCTATACATTTCAATGGGAAGCTTCCTCTCAGTTTCTAGTGCTCAAATGGATGAACTTGCAGCCGGTTTGCGAGATAGCGGTGCCAGATTCTTGTGGGTGGCGCGCGGTGAGACTCGTAGACTGAAGGAGGTTTGTGGTGAGATGGGGTTAGTGGTGCCATGGTGCGACCAATTGAGGGTGTTGTCTCATTCTTCAGTAGGGGGGTTTTTGACGCATTGCGGGTGGAATTCCACTAAAGAAGGTGTGTTTTGTGGTGTTCCTTTTCTCACCATCCCCATAGTCATGGATCAACTCCAAAACAGTAGGCTAATTGTGGAGGATTGGAAGATTGGGTGGAGGGTGAAGGAAGACGTGGGAGCGGGCAGTTTGgtgacaagagagaaaatcagagggCTAGTGCAGAATTTCATGGATTTGGAAAGTGATGAAGTGAAGGAAATGAGGAAAAGAGCAAGTGAAGTTCAACAGATAAGTCAACGTGCGATTGCTGAAAAGGGTTCATCTGAAACTAACATCAATGCCTTCGTTAGAGCCTTTTCACAATGCCAAGCATGCTGA
- the LOC133877863 gene encoding UDP-glycosyltransferase 87A1-like, translating into MDSVRAAPTTTTCHMVTMPYPARGHINPMMNLCKILALKKTGILVTFVVTEEWLGFIASDPMPENIRLASIPNVVPSELVRAANMETFAEAVYTKMEVPFERLLDQIEPPPSVIVADTFLCWAVGVGNRRNIPVASFWPMSAAAFSVFQHFHLFAQNRHFPVDISAQGNERVDYVPGISSTRLADIPFIDGNKQQILQGIQKNVQWVAKAQYLLFTSTYEHESQTIDVLKAEFPFPVYAIGPTIPFFDLAENISLASHDDSDLNYLEWLDCQPRSSVLYISMGSYISLSSAQTDELAAGLRDSGARFLWVARGETRRLKEVYGDHMGLVVPWCDQFRVLSHSSIGGFLTHCGWNSTKEGVFCGVPFLTIPIGADQLQNSRLIVEDWKIGWRVKEDAGESSFVTREKIRGLVKNFMDLESDEVKEMRKRASEVQQIGQRAIAEKGSSETNISAFVRDISQCQAR; encoded by the exons ATGGATTCCGTCAGAGCCGCACCAACCACCACCACCTGCCACATGGTGACCATGCCTTACCCAGCTCGCGGCCACATCAACCCCATGATGAACCTCTGCAAGATACTAGCTTTGAAGAAGACAGGCATTCTCGTCACCTTCGTTGTCACCGAGGAATGGCTCGGCTTCATCGCCTCCGACCCTATGCCGGAAAACATACGCCTCGCCTCCATACCTAATGTTGTCCCATCGGAGTTGGTTCGCGCCGCTAACATGGAAACGTTCGCCGAAGCCGTCTACACGAAGATGGAAGTTCCATTCGAGCGGCTCCTCGACCAGATTGAGCCCCCGCCGTCGGTTATCGTGGCTGATACGTTTCTGTGTTGGGCTGTCGGTGTCGGGAACCGCAGGAATATTCCTGTGGCTTCGTTTTGGCCCATGTCAGCGGCGGCGTTCTCAGTGTTCCAACATTTCCATCTTTTTGCCCAAAACAGACATTTTCCAGTTGACATCTCAG CACAAGGCAATGAGCGTGTGGACTATGTCCCTGGAATTTCGTCCACACGTCTGGCAGATATTCCCTTTATTGATGGGAACAAACAACAAATATTGCAAGGGATCCAAAAAAATGTTCAATGGGTGGCAAAGGCACAATATCTCTTATTCACTTCCACCTACGAGCACGAATCTCAAACAATCGATGTTCTAAAAGCAGAGTTCCCATTCCCCGTCTATGCTATTGGCCCAACCATACCTTTCTTCGATCTTGCAGAAAATATCTCACTAGCTTCTCATGACGACAGTGACCTCAACTATTTAGAATGGCTCGATTGCCAACCAAGAAGCTCCGTTCTATACATTTCAATGGGAAGCTACATCTCACTTTCTAGTGCTCAAACGGATGAACTTGCAGCCGGTTTGCGAGATAGCGGTGCCAGATTCTTGTGGGTGGCGCGCGGTGAAACTCGTAGGTTGAAGGAGGTTTACGGTGATCATATGGGGTTAGTGGTGCCATGGTGCGACCAATTTAGGGTGTTGTCTCATTCTTCAATAGGGGGATTTTTGACGCATTGCGGGTGGAATTCCACTAAAGAAGGTGTGTTTTGTGGTGTTCCTTTTCTCACCATCCCCATTGGCGCAGATCAACTCCAAAACAGTAGGCTAATTGTGGAGGATTGGAAGATTGGGTGGAGGGTGAAGGAAGACGCGGGAGAGAGCAGTTTTgtgacaagagagaaaatcagagggCTAGTGAAGAATTTCATGGATTTGGAAAGTGATGAAGTGAAGGAAATGAGGAAAAGAGCAAGTGAAGTTCAACAGATAGGTCAACGTGCGATTGCTGAAAAGGGTTCATCCGAAACTAACATCAGTGCCTTCGTTAGGGACATTTCACAATGCCAAGCACGCTGA
- the LOC133877853 gene encoding UDP-glycosyltransferase 87A1-like, with protein sequence MSTSAVDMDSVRAAPTPTCHMVAMPYPGRGHINSMMNFCKILASKKPDILVTFVVTEEWLGFIGPDPKPDNIRLASIPNVVPSELVRAADLNNFVEAAMTKIEAPTERLLDQLEPLPTVLVAEIFLFWAIGFGKRRNIPVALFWPMSASMFTVIQHFHLFAQNGHFPVDISARGEERVDYIPGISSTRLVDLLFSRNDGSNLQLLHRFLEAFSWLSKAQYLLFSSIYELESQANDVLKAEFPFPVYSIGPTIPFLDVAENISLASHDDSDLNYLEWLDCQPRSSVLYISMGSFLSISGAQMDELAAGLRDSGIRFLWVARDETIKLKEVCGDMGLVVPWSNQLRVLSHSSIGGFLTHCGWNSIQEGVFCGVPFLTFPIVADQMQNSKLIVEDWKIGWRVKEDVGAGSLVTREKIGGLVQNFMDLESDQVKEMRKRASEVQQICRRAIAEKGSSETNVSAFLRDISQCHGR encoded by the exons ATGAGCACATCCGCTGTGGACATGGATTCCGTCAGAGCCGCACCAACCCCCACCTGCCACATGGTGGCCATGCCTTACCCAGGTCGCGGCCATATCAACTCGATGATGAACTTCTGCAAGATACTAGCTTCCAAGAAGCCCGACATTTTAGTCACCTTTGTTGTCACAGAGGAATGGCTTGGCTTTATCGGCCCTGACCCCAAGCCCGACAACATACGCCTCGCCTCCATACCCAACGTTGTCCCATCGGAGCTGGTCCGCGCCGCTGACTTGAACAACTTCGTAGAAGCCGCCATGACGAAGATCGAAGCTCCAACCGAGCGGCTCCTGGACCAGCTGGAGCCGCTACCTACAGTTTTAGTGGCTGaaatttttctgttttgggCAATCGGCTTCGGGAAGCGTAGGAATATTCCGGTAGCGTTGTTTTGGCCTATGTCGGCTTCGATGTTCACGGTCATCCAACATTTCCATCTTTTTGCCCAAAACGGTCATTTCCCAGTTGACATCTCAG CAAGAGGCGAGGAGCGAGTGGACTATATTCCTGGAATCTCTTCCACACGTCTAGTGGATCTTCTTTTTTCACGGAATGATGGGAGCAACCTACAACTACTGCATAGGTTTCTGGAAGCTTTTTCATGGCTGAGCAAAGCACAATATCTCTTATTCAGTTCTATCTACGAGCTCGAATCTCAAGCAAACGACGTTCTAAAAGCAGAGTTCCCATTCCCCGTCTATTCTATTGGCCCAACCATACCTTTCTTAGATGTAGCAGAAAATATCTCACTAGCTTCTCATGACGACAGTGACCTCAACTACTTAGAATGGCTCGATTGCCAACCAAGAAGCTCCGTTCTATATATTTCAATGGGAAGCTTCCTTTCAATTTCTGGTGCTCAAATGGATGAACTTGCAGCCGGTTTGCGAGATAGTGGTATCAGATTCTTGTGGGTGGCACGCGATGAGACTATTAAGCTGAAGGAGGTTTGTGGTGATATGGGGCTAGTGGTGCCATGGTCCAACCAATTGAGGGTGTTGTCTCATTCCTCAATAGGGGGGTTTTTGACGCATTGCGGGTGGAATTCCATTCAAGAAGGTGTGTTTTGTGGCGTTCCTTTTCTCACCTTCCCCATTGTCGCAGATCAAATGCAAAACAGTAAGCTAATTGTGGAGGATTGGAAGATTGGGTGGAGGGTGAAGGAAGACGTGGGAGCTGGCAGTTTGgtgacaagagagaaaatcggAGGGCTAGTGCAGAATTTCATGGATTTGGAAAGTGATCAAGTGAAGGAAATGAGGAAAAGAGCAAGTGAAGTTCAACAGATATGTCGACGTGCGATTGCTGAAAAGGGTTCATCTGAAACTAACGTCAGTGCCTTCCTTAGGGACATTTCACAATGCCATGGACGCTGA
- the LOC133877854 gene encoding probable protein phosphatase 2C 26: MAIPMIRASISQSQSLSHLLIQSLPCTLSSIDESSSRRKRLLCCTPSELNPARSEVSFSVGTHLIPHPKKVDRGGEDAFFVSNYNGGVIAVADGVSGWAEQNVDPSLFPQELMANASNLLGDEEVNNDPQTLLRKAHAATFSIGSATVIVAMLERNGILKIANIGDCGLRIIRDGQIIFSTPPQEHYFDCPYQLSSEVVGQTYLDAMVSNVELMEGDAIVMGSDGLFDNVFDHEIALTIARFRDVAEAAKALANLARDHSMDSSFDSPYSLEARSKGYDVPLWKKFFGMKLTGGKLDDITVIVGQVVSS, from the exons ATGGCGATTCCTATGATAAGGGCTTCGATTTCTCAGTCTCAGTCTCTTTCTCACCTGCTCATTCAGTCTCTACCTTGTACCTTATCAAGCATAGATGAATCGTCTTCAAGGAGGAAAAGGTTGCTTTGTTGTACTCCCTCGGAACTCAATCCTGCTCG GTCAGAAGTGTCTTTTTCTGTTGGAACTCACCTTATTCCACACCCCAAAAAG GTTGACAGAGGTGGGGAGGATGCTTTCTTCGTGAGCAACTACAATGGGGGAGTTATTGCTGTTGCTGATGGTGTCTCTGG TTGGGCCGAACAGAATGTGGATCCTTCATTATTTCCTCAGGAGTTGATGGCTAATGCTTCAAATTTATTGGGGGATGAGGAG GTTAACAACGATCCTCAGACTCTCTTAAGGAAAGCACATGCTGCTACCTTCTCCATAGGTTCAGCTACTGT GATTGTTGCAATGCTGGAGAGGAATGGGATTCTAAAGATTGCCAATATTGGGGATTGTGGCCTAAGAATTATTCGTGATG gtcaaataattttttccaCACCTCCACAAGAACACTATTTTGACTGTCCCTATCAGCTGAGCTCAGAGGTGGTTGGCCAAACATACCTTGACGCAATG GTTAGCAACGTGGAGTTAATGGAGGGAGACGCCATCGTAATGGGTTCGGACGGGCTGTTTGATAATGTTTTTGACCATGAAATTGCTTTGACAATAGCCAGATTCAGAGATGTAGCTGAGGCTG CAAAGGCATTAGCTAACCTGGCAAGAGATCACTCTATGGATTCCAGCTTCGATTCCCCCTATTCATTGGAGGCCAGATCCAAg GGTTATGACGTTCCtctttggaagaaattttttggcATGAAGCTTACAG GTGGAAAGCTTGATGATATCACTGTGATTGTTGGCCAGGTTGTAAGCTCATGA
- the LOC133877740 gene encoding uncharacterized protein LOC133877740 yields MNAISNSSTDFMDDGANGSDSETNSDDTPEHYQPISAVGYDDDEDSDRGSLDEDRHHGLTNGAYYTRSEEAAENGIASLQVNDDVEEKSSEDEEEERMGPMLEASDSDILRAFREDESRRNAPLTTENATRVMEAMRGVSFGGVAPDWVGQVPEDQWIDRLRRLRQPPQRTSSSLHN; encoded by the exons ATGAACGCTATCTCGAACTCTTCCACTGATTTTATGGATG ACGGCGCAAACGGAAGCGATTCGGAGACGAATTCCGATGACACGCCGGAGCACTATCAACCAATCTCGGCCGTCGGTTACGATGACGACGAGGATTCCGATCGAGGCAGCTTGGACGAAGACCGGCACCACGGCCTCACCAACGGCGCGTACTACACGCGATCCGAAGAAGCGGCGGAGAACGGGATCGCGTCTCTTCAAGTAAACGACGACGTTGAGGAGAAGAGCAGTGAGGACGAGGAGGAGGAGAGGATGGGGCCCATGCTGGAGGCTTCGGATTCGGACATCCTGAGGGCTTTCAGAGAGGACGAGAGTCGGAGGAACGCGCCGCTGACGACGGAGAACGCGACGCGTGTGATGGAGGCCATGCGTGGAGTTTCGTTCGGTGGTGTGGCGCCTGATTGGGTGGGCCAAGTCCCCGAGGATCAGTGGATCGATCGCCTCCGCAGACTCAGGCAACCACcgcaacgcacttcaagttcaCTTCATAactga
- the LOC133877738 gene encoding uncharacterized protein LOC133877738, whose translation MHSLLHHPTILRTPSSLSLSTMAAASSSSLTLPSISLQKLPSDSFKRSNSSLCFRNATLRSVRDGNLCRSRVSMSVSVGSKAVVDDALFSDYNSSCAFLFPGQGAQTVGMGKEAQNVPTAADLYMKANGILGFDLLDICINGPKEKLDSTVISQPAIYVTSLAAVELLRVRDGGQQIIDSVDVTGGLSLGEYTALAFAGAFSFEDGLKLVKLRGEAMQEASDAAKSAMISVIGLDSERVQQLCDAVNQEVDEANRVQIANYLCPGNYAVSGGVKGVEAVEAKAKSFKARMTVRLAVAGAFHTHFMEPAVSRLEAALAATEIRTPKIPVISNVDAQPHADPETIKKILARQVTSPVQWETTVKTLLTKGLKKTYELGPGKVIAGIVKRMDRSADIENIGA comes from the exons ATGCACTCCCTCCTCCACCACCCTACAATCCTGCGCACACCCTCTTCTCTTTCGCTCTCCACCATGGCCGCCGCCTCCTCCTCCTCGCTTACTCTCCCTTCCATTTCTCTCCAGAAGCTTCCTTCCGACTCGTTCAAGCGCTCCAATTCCTCGCTGTGCTTCAGAAATGCGACTCTTCGGAGCGTTAGAGACGGAAATCTCTGCCGATCTAGGGTTTCCATGAGCGTCTCGGTTGGATCCAAGGCCGTCGTCGATGACGCCTTGTTCTCGGATTACAATTCCAGCTGCGCTTTCCTGTTTCCTGGCCAG GGTGCCCAAACAGTTGGTATGGGAAAGGAGGCTCAAAATGTGCCCACCGCTGCAGACTTGTACATGAAAGCAAATGGCATATTAGG GTTTGACCTTCTGGATATTTGCATTAATGGACCAAAAGAGAAGCTAGATTCAACTGTTATAAGCCAG CCAGCTATATATGTCACGAGTCTAGCTGCAGTAGAGTTACTTCGTGTGCGTGATGGAGGTCAGCAGATAATTGATTCTGTTGATGTCACTGGTGGCCTAAGCTTGGGAGAATATACTGCTCTAGCATTTGCTGGCGCTTTTAG CTTTGAGGACGGACTCAAGCTGGTCAAATTAAGGGGAGAGGCCATGCAG GAAGCTTCCGATGCTGCTAAAAGTGCCATGATCAGTGTAATAGGACTGGATTCAGAAAGGGTTCAGCAGTTGTGTGATGCAGTCAATCAAGAAGTTGATGAAGCTAATAGAGTTCAGATTGCAAATTACCTATGTCCT GGAAATTATGCTGTATCTGGAGGTGTGAAAGGAGTGGAGGCTGTAGAAGCCAAAGCAAAGTCATTCAAGGCTCGAATGACG GTGCGCCTAGCGGTTGCTGGTGCTTTCCACACCCACTTTATGGAACCAGCTGTCTCCAGATTGGAAGCTGCACTAGCAGCCACGGAGATCCGGACTCCAAAAATACCAGTTATCTCCAATGTTGATGCACAGCCACATGCAGATCCTGAGACAATCAAGAAGATATTGGCACGTCAG GTGACCTCTCCTGTTCAATGGGAAACAACAGTGAAGACTCTCCTAACCAAGGGGCTGAAGAAGACTTATGAATTGGGACCTGGAAAG GTCATAGCGGGCATTGTGAAGAGAATGGACAGAAGTGCTGACATCGAGAATATTGGTGCCTGA
- the LOC133877913 gene encoding shewanella-like protein phosphatase 1: MASLCLAPLPPPSPSHSRKLSEPSYSASLNSYSHITGGDLKPIVVNGNPPTFVSAPGRRIVAVGDLHGDLDQARCALEMAGVLSSDGQDLWMGGETVLIQLGDILDRGEDEIAILSLLRSLDLQAKAKGGAVFQVNGNHETMNVEGDFRYVEYGAFDECIDFLEYLDDCRNDWNEAFVGWIGVSERWKEERKMSQNYWGPLNLVKKQKGVIARSMLLRPGGPLACELAQHAVALKVNDWVFCHGGLLPHHVAYGIERMNREVSHWMRGLSESDNSPPIPFIATRGYDSVVWNRLYSRDVLDLEDYQIKQIHSILKETLQALGAKAMVVGHTPQTLGVNCKYNCSIWRIDVGMSSGVLNSRPEVLEIRDDKARVIRSRMDTYGEFQVFDYT, translated from the exons ATGGCTTCGCTTTGCCTCGCCCCGTTACCACCTCCTTCACCTTCCCACTCTCGCAAACTCTCTGAACCTTCTTATTCTGCTTCTTTGAATAGCTATAGTCATATAACAGGAGGAGATTTAAAGCCCATAGTCGTTAATGGAAACCCGCCCACTTTTGTCTCTGCTCCTGGTCGCCGAATTGTTGCTG TTGGGGATCTTCATGGAGACCTTGACCAAGCAAGATGTGCACTTGAGATGGCTGGTGTCTTGAGTTCTGATGGTCAAGACTTATGGATGGGTGGAGAGACG GTATTAATTCAGCTTGGAGATATACTTGATCGTGGTGAAGATGAGATAGCTATTCTATCATTGTTGCGATCATTGGATTTGCAGGCAAAAGCTAAAGGTGGAGCAGTTTTTCAG GTCAATGGGAATCATGAGACTATGAACGTTGAAGGGGATTTCAGATATGTTGAATATGGGGCATTTGATGAGTGTATTGATTTCCTAGAATACTTGGATGACTGTAGAAATGACTGGAATGAAGCTTTTGTTGGCTGGATTGGTGTGTCTGAAAGGtggaaagaagagagaaaaatgtCCCAAAATTATTGGGGTCCATTGAATCTAGTGAAG AAGCAAAAGGGGGTGATTGCCAGATCTATGCTCCTAAGACCAGGCGGTCCATTGGCATGTGAGTTGGCACAGCATGCTGTTGCTCTTAAGGTCAATGACTGGGTATTCTGTCATGGTGGCCTTCTTCCTCACCATG TTGCATATGGCATAGAGAGGATGAACAGGGAAGTATCTCACTGGATGAGAGGTCTCAGTGAGAGTGATAATAGTCCTCCCATCCCTTTCATTGCTACCAGAGGTTATGACAGTGTTGTTTGGAATCGCCTCTACTCAAGGGATGTTTTAGATTTGGAGGACTatcagattaagcag ATACATTCTATTCTTAAAGAGACACTGCAAGCATTAGGTGCGAAGGCAATGGTGGTGGGGCATACTCCTCAAACTCTAGGGGTGAACTG TAAATACAATTGTAGCATATGGCGCATTGATGTGGGAATGTCCAGTGGTGTGCTTAATTCAAGACCAGAG GTTCTAGAAATAAGAGATGATAAAGCAAGAGTTATAAGGAGCAGAATGGACACATATGGTGAATTCCAAGTTTTTGATTATACATAG